TCCCGAGCTGTTGCTGAACTGGATCACCACGTGGACTCCGGTCTGGTCGACCGGTCCGGTGGTCCTGACCGCGCAAGCCCAGTAGTCGACACCGAGGATGACCGAGACGAACGCAAAGGCGAGCTTCATGGCAGGGCTCCAACCAGGCGCTAAGTCTACGGGGAGCCCCCGGCCTCGGTGAACCTCATTCTGGTTCGATCCCTGAAGAAATGACCTCGCCGCGCGTTGGGCGTCTCACTTTTTTGTGACGCTGCGAATCGTGCGGGGTTAAGAATGATGGCGGATGGACGGTGGACGGCGGCTGCCGTCGCGCTGGTCCTCCGCCCGGCGCCGGTGAACGCCCAGGCCGTTTCCCGTGGCGCGCGGGGCAGCTCCCCCAACAGCCGAGTCCGGGCGGCCATGAGGTCCGCATGCATCGCTTCGGAAACGCCGCAAGCCTTCGACAGGCTCCTTTGTTCGCCGCGCTTCTCTTGGGCTTGGCCGTCTGTGTCTCGAGCCCGCCGGCGAGCGCGGAGCCACCGCCGACGTTCGAGCTCGAATGGTCCACGACACCGTACGGCAGCGCGCTGTCCATTCCCACCGGCATCACCGTCGACAACGAGGGGAACGTGACGGTCAGCGAGCGCTCGCCACAACTCATCATGTCCTTCACCCCAACCGGGACGTTTCGGACAGCCTGGGAGGTGCCTGGGTCCGGCACCTGCTTCCCCCAGCCATTGGGACTGGATGTGGATGGAAGTGGGAACACCTGGATCACCGACTTCGCTTGTAGTCGTATCGCGAAGTTCGACCCGAATCATGCGTTCGTCGGAGCTCTCACCGGTTTCTCTCGGCCCGGTGGAGTCGCGGTCGGGCCGGATGGCAGCGTGTACGTGGCGGACACCTTCAATCACCGGATCCGGAAGTTCATGAACGACGCATTCGTCCTGGGCTGGGGAAGCATGGGATCCGACCCTGGGCAATTCAACACCCCCTGGGACGTCGCGACGGACGCTGCCGGCAACGTGTACGTGCTGGACTCCTTCAACCAGCGGGTCCAGGTGTTCAACAGCTCAGGGGTGCTGCTCAGGATGTTCGGCGAGGCCGGATTCGGGGTCGACCATCTCATCCAGCCGATGGGTCTGGCCGTGGATGCCACGTTGAATGTCTACGTCGCCGATACGGGAAACAATCAGATCGTGAAGTTCGGACCCACCGGCGAGCGGCTGGCGGTCTGGGGTGGCTATGGCTTCAGCCCCGGCCAGATGATCGCGCCCAACGACGTGACGGTCGACGCCGCCGGGCACGTGTACGTCGTGGACAGCGGCAACAGGAGGATCCAGAGGTTCGCGGCGCCGCTCGTCGCGGGTCTGCACGTCGAGCCGCGCACGCTCAACGTTCGATCCGGAGGCCGCTGGGTGACCGCTTACATCGAGCCGCCAGCGCCTTATCTCCCGGCGGACATCAGCATCGAGTCGCTGACCCTCAATGGCGTGTCGGTCGATGTGGCCGCCCCGGTCGGCACCGACGATCTCGACGGTGACGGCATCGCCGAGCTCGTCGTGCGCTTCTCGAGGGAAGCCCTCGTCGCCACCGCACCGGGGGGAGCCACGGAGATGACCCTGAGACTCGCGGGTACGGTGTCGGGGTCGAACTTCACCGGCGAGGACATCGTCAAAGTCGTGGGCAACGGCGACATCCTGACCTGGGACCCGGGATTGGGATCGGCGCAATCGATGCCGGGAGCAGGCTCGGAGAAGCTCGAGCTGCGGGCCATCATCCCCAACCCGGTACGTGCGGGCTCGTCCATGAGCGTGGCCTTCAGCGCTCGCGCCGACGCGCCCGCCGTGCTCGAGCTCATCGACCTGTCGGGCCGACGGGTGACGCGAGCCGAGCTGAGCACCGGAGGGCAAGGATGGAGGAGCGCCAAGGTCCCGCTCGAGCGCGCGCTTCCGTCGGGTCTCTATCTGGTACGGATCACCCAGCATTCACAGGTGGCCACGGCTAAGCTCGCAGTGATCGATTAGCCGCGCGGCGTCAGGCGGGCGTGGTGGGCTTTGGAGGTTCCTCGGCGAGCAGCGTTTTCATGGTGGCCAGCGTCCGAGGGTCCCACCAGTCCACCTCGCCCGCCTGGGCGACGGCGATGCGGCCCGAGCGGTCGAGCACGTAGGTATAGGGGATGCTCGGGCACGGAAGCGCCCGGCGCAGCTCGCCCGGGCCGTCCAGCAGCACGGGAAGTCGCAGGCGCTGGCGGGCCACGTAGCGAGCCACCGAGGGAAAGGGATCGCTGCACGCGATCACCACGCGCAGGCCCTCGAGCGAGGGCTCGCGCCGCAAGGAGTCGAGATCCCGGGCCTGCTCGCGTGAGTGGCGCTCCCAGGGCGCCCAGTAGTGGATGAGCAGCACTTCCTCTCCCGCGTGCAAGCGGTGCATGCCCGCGGGGACCGCGGGCAGCACGACGTCGAAGGCGGCTTTCGTGCGCTCGGCATCGGGGCGCGCGATCAATGGGCGAGGGGCGTCGCCGGGGCGGGCGACGGTGAACAGCTCGGCGCGCCACACCCACATCGCCAGCCCCACCACCGCGATCAACGGGATCGCGATGCGGGCTCTCATGACGACGCCATCGCCTCAGCGGGTTCCGGCGCTTCGGCCTTCTCCCCCCGGCGCACGGCGCGAGCCCACTGGACGAGGCTGTCCACGATCACGATCACCAGCAGGGCCATGATGATCAGGGTCATGACGCTCTGCAGCTTGGCGGGAGCGGGAGCCTGGACGAATGCCGCCCAGATCGACGGCGCTCCGGCCGCGAGCTGGGGCCGCAGGTAGTTGACGCTCAGATTGAGCCAGCCGGCGGTGAGCGTATTCACGCACATGAAGGCGAGCGGAGCGAGCGTGCACCAGGCGTAGCGGGCCTTGCCCATGTTGATCAGCACCGAGGTCCCGATGGCGAGCGCGAACGCCGCGAGCAGCTGGTTCGCCACCCCCAGCATGGGCCAGATGGTGCTCACCGTCCCGGTCCACACGAAATAGCCCCAGCCCGCGGTGGCGAGCGCGCTGAACAGCAACGCCGGCGCCAGGCCCTTCCACTGGCGTAGCGCGGGCATGACCATGCCGCCCACCTCCTGCAGCATGTAGCGAGTGACTCGCGTGCCGGTGTCGATCAGCGTGAGCACGAACATCGCCTCGAACATGATGGCGAAGTGGTACCAGAAGCCCATCAAGCCCTTGAGGAAAGGCAGCGAGGCGAAGATCTGGGCCATGCCGACGGCGAGCGAGACCGCTCCGCCCGGGCGTCCGGCGAGGCTCTCGCCGACCTGCCGTTCGAGCTCGGGGAGATTCTGCACCGCCATGCCGAGCTGCGCGAACACCTCGGGCCGCGCGTTGATCGCGAAGTAGTCCGACGGATGGAGCGCGCAGGCGGCGATCAGGGCCATGACCCCGACGAAGCCTTCGAGCACCATCGCGCCGTAGGAGATGGGGAGGATGTGGCGCTCGCGGTCGATCATCTTGGGCGTGGTTCCCGAGGCGATGAGGGAATGGAACCCCGAGATCGCGCCGCAGGCGATGGTGATGAAGACGAAGGGAAAGAGCGTTCCCGGAAAGACCGGGCCGCCGCCATGGATGAACGGGGTGAAGGCGGGCAT
This region of Candidatus Eisenbacteria bacterium genomic DNA includes:
- a CDS encoding carbon starvation protein A, whose product is MPALYLVVVSALVAVIAYRTYGAFLAAKVATLDDLRRTPAHTHRDGHDFVPTHPVVLFGHHFAAIAGAGPLIGPVLAAQFGYFPGFLWLLVGSVLAGGVHDFVILMASVRRGGRSLANIAREEVSPLTGAATAVAIVFVMVVALAAMALVVTNALRDSAWGVVSIVLTIPIALGMGIWSYKIRPGSVRTVTAIGVVLLLGSVAAGAWVQNAPFRGWFVYPQHGIAIGIMAYGFIASVLPVWLLLCPRDYLSSFMKIGAVVLLALGVIVVNPRLQMPAFTPFIHGGGPVFPGTLFPFVFITIACGAISGFHSLIASGTTPKMIDRERHILPISYGAMVLEGFVGVMALIAACALHPSDYFAINARPEVFAQLGMAVQNLPELERQVGESLAGRPGGAVSLAVGMAQIFASLPFLKGLMGFWYHFAIMFEAMFVLTLIDTGTRVTRYMLQEVGGMVMPALRQWKGLAPALLFSALATAGWGYFVWTGTVSTIWPMLGVANQLLAAFALAIGTSVLINMGKARYAWCTLAPLAFMCVNTLTAGWLNLSVNYLRPQLAAGAPSIWAAFVQAPAPAKLQSVMTLIIMALLVIVIVDSLVQWARAVRRGEKAEAPEPAEAMASS
- a CDS encoding TlpA disulfide reductase family protein, which codes for MRARIAIPLIAVVGLAMWVWRAELFTVARPGDAPRPLIARPDAERTKAAFDVVLPAVPAGMHRLHAGEEVLLIHYWAPWERHSREQARDLDSLRREPSLEGLRVVIACSDPFPSVARYVARQRLRLPVLLDGPGELRRALPCPSIPYTYVLDRSGRIAVAQAGEVDWWDPRTLATMKTLLAEEPPKPTTPA
- a CDS encoding T9SS type A sorting domain-containing protein; the encoded protein is MHRFGNAASLRQAPLFAALLLGLAVCVSSPPASAEPPPTFELEWSTTPYGSALSIPTGITVDNEGNVTVSERSPQLIMSFTPTGTFRTAWEVPGSGTCFPQPLGLDVDGSGNTWITDFACSRIAKFDPNHAFVGALTGFSRPGGVAVGPDGSVYVADTFNHRIRKFMNDAFVLGWGSMGSDPGQFNTPWDVATDAAGNVYVLDSFNQRVQVFNSSGVLLRMFGEAGFGVDHLIQPMGLAVDATLNVYVADTGNNQIVKFGPTGERLAVWGGYGFSPGQMIAPNDVTVDAAGHVYVVDSGNRRIQRFAAPLVAGLHVEPRTLNVRSGGRWVTAYIEPPAPYLPADISIESLTLNGVSVDVAAPVGTDDLDGDGIAELVVRFSREALVATAPGGATEMTLRLAGTVSGSNFTGEDIVKVVGNGDILTWDPGLGSAQSMPGAGSEKLELRAIIPNPVRAGSSMSVAFSARADAPAVLELIDLSGRRVTRAELSTGGQGWRSAKVPLERALPSGLYLVRITQHSQVATAKLAVID